In Platichthys flesus chromosome 20, fPlaFle2.1, whole genome shotgun sequence, a single genomic region encodes these proteins:
- the mki67 gene encoding proliferation marker protein Ki-67 isoform X1, with the protein MPLHGKIVVIKRSGGDGTEFPLTATCMFGRKPDCDIRIQLPQVSKEHCRIDLNENKEVVLTNLSSVNPTRINGEALQQAERLKHGDVITVIDRSFRFEYPPAPTPKKRASAGGKTETLKVLQDQQVVDTLTVETGDKKLSEVFTDGANHDNIRRTLDNTVEVESKEDVTQLQNKTNSPFSDLYQMIKKSLDVKTPRKSSASLLQTPASKFCTPQPASVRKSEVKPVIFKEDQGTPKMKKEAKVTPEADKIKGQDESCNPETPKSVKKQRKASLTSSENPGPAAEEVDHVIKSETTSPQRRTRVTPQKFTAAEVMKQVCVETPKSPVRRSSRETTPVKSAVTAVEPEPVQRKSPRNSGKAEQVDETTKKRKGGKLAADLPTSQMKRKRVSFGGALSPELFDKRLPPNSPLCKGAFPRRSLCLNKPKESLLRRASVIGLLKPKASSPGKKSPNSRSSSPKAASPGKKSPKSATPAKKSPKTPSPVRGSSPTVQGRFSVSRISTPSPVTEDSVTCTPKIPLNRKSMKSTSRKTPIIGKSAVKGIRRSGISRASMKVKNSWVDIVKFGQPKAQVIAPVIKMVTKKTTKKIVSKPQTPARNIKGHVSTGHADSPATIIVGRAHTQSVLQPTGAAPRVVTNIALLKKNMKMDEDLTGISQMYKTPVNEKKTRSGINKRVDVTPVAVLGTTVVEPSILNTPEGPGEMVVSPLNLASTVKDRSYNSEAVQRLLNEDKDSSFVSVIPALEIPSDESSEQQSTKVETSPVKTPKRNPEQPECLSGSKRITRTPKQKPEPVEDLRGKILKTPKQKPEQQECLTGVKRIMKTPKQKIEQQECLTGVKKIFETPQKEAEPLEEPQETPAHVQESEDLSEMADVKTLNAKSSPVLCVETELDFANEDLQEDKPSDVIEVVPQVDTVKEAVSDEVVNDTKEEPSEKESSDIMETISQAAEDESSPEEQPEVNAVVEEEPEVDAVVEEEPKVDAVVEEEPKVDAVVEEEPEVDAVVEEEPKVDAVVEEEPKVDAVVEEEPEVDAVVEEQPKVDAVVEEQPKVDAVVEEQPKVDAVVEEQPKVDAVVAPVQEKKPVRGRRAKTVEPEAVEDKQDAAQHSEEPVTPAPVRGKRGKKTETPAPSTVQKKTRSRNAKTTESNDADLTVEENASQPPKIESKPKRGRNAKKASDDQAELVATETENAPEAECEQIPAVEVDHKADESAAQEKAAPKLKRARKPKQETEPSQPEQQDVAKEHSEDPVVPAPVRVRRGKKTEATAAPAVRQTTKTRNARSQGNASDDKPEAAPETSLEMQPEIPSEAESEQTAPPAEEAVVKPVRGRKTKPTPVAPSQSEPESAEVSDEPQQHIPTAAITRRGRKIKSDTTEQTGAAEDTLVTVETKQESQPPVRVKRGRNAKQEEEKQATSDVQEPVKKPTRTRKTKEELVKPKEEEIKTDETVVPEEAESLFVVKPLEMNEQAPVTEKKTRRVGKKAKQAAESETTVESTEVEEVPAVKPKRGRRVKEATEVVAEVPEAEEKTAEPDAPVVKPTRARGVKTVKNQVSEVIPAKRARRVAATLPEDTESTALDFSVPAAEPAKRGKRTAAKSKADELMVSSDQVNTSEALTSAVTEDVKGSKRSVKGKADREVLQIPKATPVKAVRGKKSKLVDAESTNASHDADKTEEKDLSEEVVEAQPIKRARRVKVTEETVDPKKDAEAETQPKTRRARTTKK; encoded by the exons ATGCCTTTGCACGGGAAGATAGTCGTGATCAAGAGGAGTGGAGGCGATGGCACCGAGTTTCCTCTCACTGCCACATGCATGTTCGGAAG GAAACCTGACTGTGACATTCGTATTCAGCTTCCTCAAGTCTCCAAGGAGCACTGCAGAATTGACctgaatgaaaataaagag GTTGTTTTGACAAATTTGAGCTCAGTGAATCCGACCCGAATCAACGGGGAGGCTCTGCAGCAGGCTGAGCGTTTGAAGCATGGAGATGTGATAACAGTTATTGACCGTTCTTTCAG GTTTGAGTATCCTCCAGCACCAACACCAAAGAAGAGAGCTTCCGCAGGAGGCAAAACTGAAACCCTCAAA GTTCTTCAGGATCAGCAAGTGGTGGACACTCTCACCGTTGAAACAGGAGATAAGAAGCTCTCTGAAGTGTTCACAG ATGGAGCTAATCATGACAACATCCGAAGAACCCTGGACAACACAGTGGAGGTGGAGTCCAAGGAGGATGTCACCCAGTTGCAGAACAAGACCAACTCCCCATTCAGTGATCTGTATCAAATGATCAAAAAGTCTCTGGATGTCAAGACCCCTCGGAAGTCTTCTGCCAGTTTGCTTCAAACTCCTGCCTCGAAGTTTTGTACCCCACAACCTGCGTCTGTCAGGAAAAGTGAGGTGAAACCTGTCATTTTCAAAGAAGACCAAGGCACTCCTAAGATGAAGAAGGAGGCTAAAGTAACTCCTGAAGCTGACAAAATCAAGGGGCAAGATGAGAGTTGTAATCCTGAGACCCCAAAGTCtgtgaagaagcagaggaaggcATCCTTAACATCTTCTGAGAATCCCGGACCTGCAGCTGAAGAAGTTGATCATGTGATCAAGTCTGAAACAACTTCACCTCAGAGGAGAACGCGTGTAACCCCCCAGAAGTTCACTGCAGCTGAGGTTATGAAGCAGGTTTGTGTTGAAACTCCAAAGTCACCTgtgagaagaagcagcagggaGACCACACCAGTTAAATCAGCAGTGACTGCTGTCGAACCAGAGCCCGTTCAGAGGAAATCACCAAGGAACTCGGGGAAAGCTGAACAAG TAGATGAGACGACCAAAAAGCGCAAAGGTGGAAAACTTGCGGCTGACTTGCCCACAtcacagatgaagaggaagcGTGTTTCCTTTGGAGGTGCCCTGAGCCCAGAGTTGTTTGATAAACGACTTCCTCCCAACTCTCCATTATGCAAGGGAGCCTTTCCACGGAGAAGCTTGTGTCTGAATAAGCCCAAAGAGTCGCTCCTGAGACGAGCATCAGTCATAGGACTCTTGAAG CCTAAGGCCTCTTCACCTGGAAAGAAGTCTCCGAACTCAAGGTCCTCTTCTCCCAAGGCAGCATCTCCTGGAAAAAAATCGCCAAAGTCAGCAACTCCTGCAAAGAAATCCCCCAAAACCCCATCTCCTGTAAGAGGAAGTTCTCCCACAGTGCAAGGGCGCTTCTCTGTGTCCCGCATCAGCACGCCATCTCCAGTGACTGAAGACTCTGTCACATGTACCCCGAAAATACCTCTGAATAGGAAGAGCATGAAGAGCACCTCAAGAAAGACCCCAATTATCGGCAAGAGCGCTGTAAAAGGGATCCGCAGGAGTGGCATCTCACGGGCCTCTATGAAAG TGAAAAATTCCTGGGTGGACATTGTGAAATTTGGTCAACCTAAGGCTCAAGTGATTGCTCCAGTTATAAAGATGGTCACCAAAAAGACCACAAAGAAGATTGTGTCCAAACCACAG ACACCTGCAAGAAACATCAAAGGCCACGTCAGCACGGGACACGCAGATTCACCTGCTACCATCATCGTGGGCAGAGCGCACACACAGAGCGTCTTACAACCAACTGGGGCTGCTCCAAGAGTGGTCACCAATATTGCACTCTTAAAAAAGAACATGAAAATGGACGAGGACTTGACTG GAATTTCTCAGATGTATAAAACCCcagtaaatgaaaagaagacGAGATCTGGCATTAACAAAAGGGTTGATGTGACACCAGTGGCAGTTCTGGGCACAACTGTGGTCGAACCATCAATTCTGAACACACCAGAGGGGCCAG GGGAAATGGTGGTTTCTCCACTGAATCTGGCATCTACAGTGAAAGACAGAAGTTACAACAGTGAAGCAGTTCAACGCCTCCTTAATGAAGATAAAGACTCCAGCTTTGTCAGTGTGATCCCTGCATTAGAGATTCCCTCTGATGAATCTAGTGAGCAGCAGAGCACCAAGGTGGAGACGAGCCCTGTAAAAACTCCCAAACGGAACCCAGAACAACCCGAGTGTCTGTCTGGATCGAAGAGGATCACGAGGACcccaaaacaaaaacctgaacCCGTTGAAGACCTGAGGGGGAAGATTTTGAAAACTCCAAAGCAGAAACCCGAACAACAAGAGTGCCTCACTGGAGTGAAGAGAATCATGAAGACTCCCAAACAGAAGATTGAACAGCAAGAGTGCTTGACTGGAGTTAAGAAAATCTTTGAGACCCCACAAAAGGAAGCTGAACCTCTTGAAGAACCTCAGGAGACACCAGCACATGTGCAAGAATCAGAGGACCTGTCTGAAATGGCTGACGTTAAAACTCTGAATGCAAAGAGCTCTCCTGTGCTGTGTGTAGAAACAG AACTAGACTTTGCCAATGAGGATCTACAAGAAGACAAACCATCAGATGTGATCGAAGTGGTTCCCCAGGTTGACACAGTAAAAg AAGCTGTCTCAGATGAGGTTGTCAACGACACGAAAGAGGAGCCAAGTGAAAAGGAGTCATCAGATATCATGGAAACCATCTCTCAGGCAGCTGAAGATGAGAGTTCACCTGAGGAACAACCAGAAGTGAACGCAGTTGTGGAGGAAGAACCCGAAGTGGACGCAGTTGTGGAGGAAGAACCCAAAGTGGACGCAGTTGTGGAGGAAGAACCCAAAGTGGACGCAGTTGTGGAGGAAGAACCCGAAGTGGACGCAGTTGTGGAGGAAGAACCCAAAGTGGACGCAGTTGTGGAGGAAGAACCCAAAGTGGACGCAGTTGTGGAGGAAGAACCCGAAGTGGACGCAGTTGTGGAGGAACAACCCAAAGTGGACGCAGTTGTGGAGGAACAACCCAAAGTGGACGCAGTTGTGGAGGAACAACCCAAAGTGGACGCAGTTGTGGAGGAACAACCCAAAGTGGACGCAGTTGTGGCTCCTGTTCAAGAGAAGAAGCCTGTCCGAGGGCGAAGAGCAAAAACTGTGGAACCTGAGGCAGTTGAGGATAAACAAGATGCAGCACAACATTCTGAGGAGCCTGTCACCCCTGCTCCAGTCAGAGGGAAAAGAGGGAAGAAGACTGAAACCCCAGCTCCATCTACTGTTCAAAAGAAGACAAGAAGCCGAAACGCAAAAACCACTGAAAGCAATGATGCTGATCTCACAGTGGAAGAAAACGCCTCTCAGCCTCCAAAAATTGAATCCAAGCCTAAAAGAGGAAGAAACGCTAAAAAGGCGTCCGATGATCAAGCTGAATTGGTTGCTACTGAAACCGAAAATGCACCAGAGGCTGAGTGCGAACAGATCCCTGCAGTTGAAGTCGACCACAAAGCAGATGAGAGTGCAGCTCAAGAGAAAGCTGCTCCGAAGCTGAAGCGAGcgagaaaaccaaaacaagaaaCTGAACCCTCTCAGCCAGAGCAGCAGGATGTAGCAAAGGAGCATTCAGAGGATCCTGTGGTCCCTGCTCCAGTCAGAGTAAGAAGAGGGAAGAAAACCGAAGCCACTGCAGCACCTGCTGTCCGACAAACGACAAAAACCAGAAATGCCAGGTCTCAAGGAAACGCCTCTGATGATAAACCTGAAGCTGCCCCAGAGACATCACTGGAAATGCAACCTGAGATCCCCTCTGAAGCTGAGAGTGAGCAGACTGCTCCCCCTGCAGAGGAAGCTGTAGTAAAGCCGGTtcgagggagaaaaacaaaaccaacacctGTTGCGCCTTCTCAGTCAGAGCCGGAGAGTGCTGAAGTGAGTGATGAGCCTCAACAGCATATTCCTACTGCTGCAATAACCAGAAGAGGCAGAAAGATCAAATCTGACACCACTGAACAAACTGGGGCTGCAGAAGACACATTGGTTACTGTGGAGACCAAGCAGGAGTCTCAGCCCCCAGTCAGGGTAAAGAGGGGAAGAAACgccaaacaggaggaggaaaagcaAGCGACCTCTGATGTCCAAGAGCCAGTTAAAAAACCAACAAGAACCAGGAAAACTAAGGAAGAACTTGTAAAACCAAAGGAAGAAGAAATCAAAACTGATGAAACAGTCGTCCCCGAGGAGGCTGaatctttgtttgttgttaaacCACTGGAGATGAATGAGCAGGCTCCTGTCACTGAAAAAAAGACCAGGAGAGTAGGGAAAAAAGCCAAACAAGCCGCTGAAAGTGAAACAACTGTGGAGTCCACTGAGGTCGAAGAAGTGCCTGCTGTCAAACCCAAGCGAGGCAGGAGAGTAAAAGAAGCTACTGAAGTTGTTGCTGAAGTaccagaggctgaagagaaaaCTGCTGAGCCAGACGCTCCAGTTGTTAAACCCACAAGGGCAAGAGgtgtgaaaactgtgaaaaatcaAGTCTCAGAAGTCATTCCAGCCAAAAGAGCACGTCGGGTTGCTGCAACTCTCCCTGAGGACACAGAATCCACAGCCCTGGATTTCTCTGTTCCAGCTGCAGAGCCGGCTAAGAGGGGGAAACGTACTGCAGCTAAGTCCAAAGCAGATGAATTGATGGTGAGCAGCGATCAGGTGAATACATCAGAAGCATTAACCAGCGCGGTTACAGAAGACGTCAAAGGGTCCAAAAGGTCTGTGAAGGGGAAAGCAGATCGTGAGGTCCTCCAGATTCCAAAAGCAACACCTGTCAAAGCTGTGCGTGGAAAGAAGTCCAAACTGGTTGACGCTGAGAGCACAAACGCGTCACACGATGCCGACAAAACTGAAGAGAAGGATCTCTCAGAGGAAGTTGTTGAAGCTCAGCCCATCAAGAGAGCCAGACGAGTGAAGGTCACTGAAGAAACAGTGGATCCCAAGAAAGATGCTGAAGCTGAGACACAACCCAAAACCCGCAGAGCAAGaacaacaaagaaataa